The Hymenobacter sp. DG01 genome has a segment encoding these proteins:
- a CDS encoding aminodeoxychorismate/anthranilate synthase component II: MKILVIDNYDSFTYNLVQVLRELGHTDNVTVIRNDKLTVEDVAAYDAVLLSPGPGVPADAGLMPEIIRRYAPTKRMLGVCLGHQGLAESFGGELYNMPDVLHGLATDAQVTAPDRLFTGLPQQFKVGRYHSWSVRTESVPAELEVTAVDANGQVLAFRHREYDVRGVQFHPESILTEHGHQMLANWLA; encoded by the coding sequence ATGAAAATCCTCGTCATTGATAACTACGACTCCTTTACCTACAACCTTGTGCAGGTGCTGCGGGAGCTAGGGCATACCGACAACGTCACGGTAATTCGCAACGACAAGCTGACGGTGGAAGACGTGGCCGCCTACGATGCCGTGCTGCTTTCTCCTGGTCCGGGTGTGCCAGCTGATGCCGGGCTGATGCCGGAAATCATTCGGCGCTACGCACCCACCAAGCGCATGCTGGGTGTGTGTCTGGGCCACCAGGGCCTGGCCGAAAGCTTCGGTGGTGAGCTGTATAACATGCCTGATGTGCTGCACGGCTTAGCTACCGATGCCCAGGTAACGGCCCCGGACCGCCTGTTTACCGGTTTGCCCCAGCAGTTCAAGGTAGGGCGCTACCACTCCTGGAGCGTCCGGACCGAATCGGTGCCGGCCGAGCTGGAAGTAACGGCCGTGGATGCTAACGGTCAAGTACTGGCCTTCCGCCACCGCGAGTATGATGTGCGCGGCGTGCAGTTCCACCCCGAGTCTATCCTGACCGAGCACGGCCACCAGATGCTGGCTAACTGGTTGGCCTAA
- the trpB gene encoding tryptophan synthase subunit beta, with translation MNTIYQQPTERGYYGQFGGAFIPEMLYPNVEELRQQYLDILADPAFQQEYQQLLRDYVGRPTPLFEAKRLSERYNTRVYLKREDLCHTGAHKVNNTVGQILLAKRLGKTRIIAETGAGQHGVATATVCALMGMQCIVYMGEIDMERQKPNVYRMRLLGAEVRAALSGSRTLKDATNEAIRDWISNPVDTHYIIGSVVGPHPYPDLVARLQAVISEEMRKQLLEKTGSELPDYVVACVGGGSNAAGAFYHFLEEPSVKLVAVEAAGHGVNSGHSAATSVLGKPGIIHGSRTLLMQDEDGQITEPYSISAGLDYPGIGPLHAFLADSKRARFISIEDEDALRAVAELSRLEGIIPALETAHALAALGQLGAGPDDVVVVNLSGRGDKDLETYLKYADTIL, from the coding sequence ATGAATACGATCTATCAACAACCCACGGAGCGCGGCTACTACGGCCAGTTCGGCGGCGCCTTCATCCCGGAAATGCTCTACCCCAACGTGGAAGAGCTGCGCCAGCAGTACCTCGACATCCTGGCTGACCCCGCGTTTCAGCAGGAATACCAGCAGCTGCTCCGCGACTACGTGGGTCGGCCTACCCCCTTGTTCGAGGCCAAGCGCCTATCGGAGAGGTATAACACCCGGGTGTACCTCAAGCGCGAGGACCTCTGCCATACGGGCGCCCACAAGGTAAACAACACCGTAGGGCAGATTCTGCTGGCCAAGCGCCTGGGCAAAACGCGCATCATCGCCGAAACCGGAGCGGGCCAGCACGGCGTTGCTACGGCCACGGTGTGCGCCCTCATGGGTATGCAGTGCATTGTGTACATGGGCGAAATCGACATGGAGCGCCAGAAGCCCAACGTGTACCGCATGCGCCTGCTGGGGGCCGAAGTACGGGCGGCCCTCAGCGGCAGCCGCACCCTCAAAGACGCCACCAACGAAGCCATCCGTGACTGGATTTCCAACCCCGTGGATACCCACTACATCATTGGTTCGGTAGTCGGTCCGCACCCGTACCCCGATCTGGTGGCGCGGCTGCAGGCGGTTATCAGCGAGGAGATGCGCAAGCAGCTGCTGGAGAAAACCGGCTCCGAGCTGCCCGACTACGTGGTAGCCTGCGTGGGCGGCGGCTCCAATGCGGCCGGGGCATTCTACCACTTCCTGGAAGAGCCGTCGGTGAAGCTAGTAGCGGTGGAAGCGGCCGGGCACGGCGTCAACTCGGGGCACTCGGCGGCTACGTCGGTGCTGGGCAAGCCGGGCATTATTCACGGCTCGCGCACCCTGCTCATGCAGGACGAGGACGGCCAGATTACCGAGCCCTATTCCATTTCCGCCGGCCTCGACTACCCCGGCATCGGGCCCCTGCACGCCTTCCTGGCTGATTCCAAGCGGGCCCGGTTTATCAGCATTGAGGACGAGGACGCGCTGAGAGCGGTAGCCGAGCTGAGCCGCCTGGAAGGCATTATTCCGGCTCTGGAAACCGCCCACGCCCTGGCCGCTTTGGGCCAGCTGGGCGCCGGCCCCGACGACGTAGTGGTGGTGAACCTCTCCGGCCGCGGCGACAAAGACCTGGAAACCTACCTCAAGTACGCCGATACTATTCTATAA
- a CDS encoding anthranilate synthase component I family protein has translation MKTFQLHTRFLRVLADTVTPVGLYLRLRDRYANCLLLESSDYHGQQNAFSYLAFDPLARFELSGRELTLTYPDDTSETETLTEPRQALARLQEFAGCFQTEDTGHDFITGGLFGYLGYEAVQYFEDLELNPEKPTAGQIPDILYSTYRYVIAVNHFRNELYVFEHTLAGQTVDEDGLTRLVNLIRNPSLPDFKFKAVGEEQTNQTDEEFLRVLAEGQQHCRRGNVFQIVLSRRFQQGFSGDEFNVYRALRSINPSPYLFYFDYGSFKIFGSSPETQLLIKGRQASLYPIAGTFRRTGHDAEDAALAQKLADDPKENAEHVMLVDLARNDLARHGDEVKVKVFREIQYYSHVIHLVSEVTARLAAEASPLQVVADTFPAGTLSGAPKHRAMQIIDRLELTARGYYGGAIGHLGFKGDFNHAIMIRSFLSTAGQLYFQAGAGVVAASDINSELNEVHHKLAALRKALKEAELV, from the coding sequence ATGAAAACCTTTCAACTGCATACCCGCTTCCTGCGCGTTCTGGCCGATACGGTAACCCCCGTGGGCCTTTACCTCCGTCTGCGCGACCGGTATGCCAACTGCCTGCTGCTGGAAAGCTCCGACTACCACGGCCAGCAAAATGCCTTCAGCTACCTCGCCTTCGACCCTCTGGCCCGATTTGAGCTGAGCGGCCGCGAGCTGACCCTGACCTACCCCGACGATACCTCGGAAACCGAAACCCTAACCGAACCCCGGCAAGCCCTGGCCCGCCTGCAGGAGTTTGCCGGCTGCTTCCAGACCGAGGACACCGGCCACGATTTCATCACGGGTGGGCTGTTTGGCTACTTGGGCTATGAAGCGGTGCAGTACTTCGAGGACCTGGAGCTGAATCCCGAAAAGCCCACTGCCGGTCAGATTCCGGACATTCTCTACAGCACCTACCGCTACGTTATTGCCGTCAACCACTTCCGCAACGAACTGTATGTGTTCGAGCACACGCTGGCCGGGCAAACGGTGGACGAAGATGGACTGACGCGGTTGGTAAACCTGATTCGGAACCCTTCGCTGCCCGATTTCAAGTTTAAGGCAGTAGGTGAGGAGCAGACCAACCAGACCGACGAGGAGTTCCTGCGGGTGCTGGCCGAAGGGCAGCAGCACTGCCGCCGGGGCAACGTGTTCCAGATTGTACTGTCGCGGCGGTTTCAGCAGGGCTTCAGCGGCGACGAGTTCAACGTGTACCGGGCCCTGCGCTCCATCAACCCCTCGCCCTACCTGTTTTATTTCGATTACGGCTCATTCAAGATTTTCGGCTCCTCGCCCGAAACCCAGCTGCTGATTAAAGGGCGCCAGGCCAGCCTGTACCCTATTGCCGGCACCTTCCGCCGCACCGGCCACGATGCCGAAGATGCTGCCCTGGCCCAGAAACTAGCCGACGACCCTAAGGAAAACGCCGAGCACGTCATGCTCGTGGACCTGGCTCGCAACGACCTGGCCCGCCACGGCGACGAGGTAAAAGTGAAGGTGTTCCGCGAAATCCAGTACTACTCCCACGTCATTCACTTGGTCAGTGAGGTGACGGCCCGCCTGGCGGCAGAAGCCAGCCCCCTGCAGGTAGTGGCCGATACGTTCCCGGCTGGTACGCTTTCCGGCGCCCCCAAGCACCGCGCCATGCAGATTATCGACAGGCTGGAACTCACGGCCCGCGGCTACTACGGCGGGGCCATCGGCCACCTCGGCTTCAAAGGCGACTTCAACCACGCCATCATGATTCGCTCCTTCCTGAGCACAGCCGGCCAGCTCTACTTCCAGGCCGGCGCAGGGGTAGTAGCCGCCTCCGATATCAACTCCGAGCTCAACGAAGTGCATCACAAGCTGGCCGCCCTGCGCAAGGCCCTGAAAGAAGCTGAGTTGGTGTAG
- the trpD gene encoding anthranilate phosphoribosyltransferase: MKQILNQLFDQQQLTHAEAHEAMLRIGQGEANASEMAAFMTVYRMRPIAVPELAGFREALLSLSRDPELGTHDTVDIVGTGGDGKDTLNISTLACFVVAGAGYRVTKHGNIGVSSVCGSSDVLAQLGVDFGVGNDVLKQQLEQANICFLHAPSFHPAMRYAGPVRRELGVRTFFNILGPLINPARPKHQVAGTFSLELLRLYHYLLQQTETRYAVVHALDGYDELSLTGAAKLATPAGEQLLSAADLGLTATRPEELAGGRTPQESAKLFLEVLEGRATRAQRDVVTANAALAIGCLEPTFNFAEALAAAQESLDSGRARQALRKLVAVTHSHATTL, translated from the coding sequence GTGAAACAAATCCTTAATCAACTCTTCGACCAGCAGCAGCTTACCCACGCCGAGGCGCATGAGGCCATGCTGCGCATCGGGCAGGGCGAGGCCAACGCTTCGGAAATGGCGGCTTTCATGACGGTGTACCGCATGCGGCCCATTGCCGTGCCGGAGCTGGCCGGCTTCCGCGAGGCTCTGCTGAGTTTGAGCCGCGACCCGGAGCTAGGCACCCACGACACGGTAGATATTGTGGGCACCGGTGGCGACGGCAAAGACACGCTCAACATCAGTACGCTGGCCTGCTTTGTGGTGGCCGGCGCGGGCTACCGGGTGACCAAGCACGGCAACATCGGGGTATCGTCGGTGTGTGGCTCCTCGGATGTGCTGGCGCAGTTGGGGGTTGATTTTGGGGTAGGAAACGACGTGTTGAAGCAGCAGCTAGAGCAGGCCAATATCTGCTTTCTGCACGCGCCCTCGTTCCACCCGGCCATGCGCTACGCCGGCCCCGTGCGGCGGGAGCTGGGCGTGCGCACCTTCTTTAACATCTTAGGCCCCCTGATTAACCCCGCTCGTCCGAAACACCAGGTGGCCGGCACGTTTAGCCTGGAGCTGCTGCGCCTCTACCACTACCTGCTGCAGCAAACTGAAACCCGCTACGCCGTAGTACACGCCCTCGATGGCTACGATGAACTCTCGCTGACCGGGGCCGCTAAGCTGGCCACCCCCGCCGGCGAGCAGCTCCTCTCGGCCGCCGACCTGGGCCTGACTGCCACCCGCCCCGAAGAGTTGGCGGGCGGCCGCACCCCGCAGGAATCAGCTAAGCTGTTTCTGGAGGTGCTGGAGGGCCGCGCCACCCGCGCCCAGCGTGACGTGGTAACGGCCAACGCGGCCCTGGCCATTGGCTGCCTGGAGCCCACCTTCAACTTTGCCGAGGCCCTGGCCGCCGCCCAGGAATCCCTGGATTCCGGCCGGGCGCGGCAGGCCCTGCGCAAGCTGGTGGCCGTCACGCACAGCCACGCTACTACCTTATAA
- a CDS encoding phosphoribosylanthranilate isomerase gives MSVRLKVCGMARPDNLRAVAALRPDFLGFIFYPKSRRYAAPTLTPAAAAAVPASVQKVGVFVDEDTAVIQERIAEYDLQAVQLHGSETPETCGLLRATGVAVIKAFAVREVFDFERLRPYVGVVDYFLFDTAGAQPGGNGTAFDWKLLQNYALPVPYFLAGGLAPEHAETLRNLRLPGLFALDLNSQFETEPGLKDAGRLDTFFKELRTQ, from the coding sequence ATGAGCGTGCGCCTGAAAGTCTGCGGCATGGCCCGTCCCGACAACCTGCGGGCGGTAGCCGCCCTGCGCCCCGACTTTCTGGGCTTCATCTTCTACCCCAAGTCCCGGCGCTACGCCGCGCCCACGCTCACGCCCGCCGCTGCCGCTGCAGTGCCGGCCAGTGTGCAGAAAGTGGGCGTGTTCGTGGATGAAGATACGGCCGTGATTCAGGAGCGAATAGCGGAATATGACCTCCAAGCGGTGCAACTCCACGGCTCGGAAACCCCCGAAACCTGTGGGTTGCTGCGTGCCACGGGGGTAGCAGTTATCAAGGCTTTTGCGGTGAGGGAGGTGTTCGACTTCGAGCGGTTGCGGCCCTACGTGGGGGTAGTCGACTACTTCCTCTTCGACACGGCCGGCGCCCAGCCTGGCGGCAACGGCACCGCCTTCGACTGGAAGTTGCTGCAGAATTACGCCTTGCCAGTGCCCTATTTCCTGGCCGGTGGGCTGGCCCCGGAACACGCGGAAACGCTTCGAAACCTGCGGCTCCCTGGCCTGTTTGCCCTGGACCTGAACAGCCAGTTTGAAACTGAGCCCGGGCTGAAAGATGCCGGCCGGCTGGATACTTTTTTCAAAGAATTGAGAACCCAGTGA
- the trpC gene encoding indole-3-glycerol phosphate synthase TrpC — MPTILDQIIAHKRQEVADRQSLVPVKLLEKSLYMQSQPLSLRRYLLREDLSGIIAEFKRKSPSKGFINPHAPVERTTLGYMQAGASALSVLTDTEFFGGRNEDLITARRFNFCPILRKDFVVDEYQILEAKSIGADAVLLIAAVLSGEEVLRLGRLAKSLGLEVLLEIHNAEELDKTLHPDAVSLVGVNNRNLHDFSVSLDTSGELAQRIPDEFVKVTESGLTSAADIEALRQVGYRGFLIGETFMRHSRPEKACAALVQQLRATEAVTVL, encoded by the coding sequence ATGCCTACGATTCTCGACCAAATCATTGCCCACAAGCGCCAAGAAGTAGCCGACCGCCAAAGCCTGGTGCCGGTAAAGCTGCTGGAAAAAAGCCTGTACATGCAAAGCCAGCCCCTGAGTTTGCGCCGCTACCTGCTGCGCGAGGATCTGAGCGGCATTATTGCTGAGTTCAAGCGCAAGTCACCGAGCAAGGGCTTCATCAACCCCCACGCCCCGGTAGAGCGCACTACACTAGGCTACATGCAGGCCGGCGCCTCGGCCCTGTCGGTGCTGACGGATACGGAGTTTTTCGGGGGCAGGAACGAGGACCTGATTACGGCTCGGCGCTTCAATTTCTGCCCGATTCTGCGCAAGGATTTTGTGGTGGATGAGTACCAGATTCTGGAAGCCAAGAGCATTGGGGCCGACGCCGTGCTGCTGATTGCGGCCGTGCTTTCGGGCGAGGAAGTGCTGCGCCTGGGCCGTCTGGCCAAAAGCCTGGGCCTGGAAGTGCTGCTCGAAATCCATAACGCCGAGGAGCTCGACAAGACTCTGCACCCCGACGCGGTGAGCCTGGTAGGCGTGAACAACCGCAACTTGCACGACTTCAGTGTGAGCCTGGATACCTCCGGCGAGCTGGCCCAGCGTATCCCCGACGAGTTTGTGAAAGTGACGGAAAGCGGCCTGACCTCAGCGGCCGACATTGAGGCCTTGCGCCAGGTAGGCTACCGCGGCTTCCTGATCGGTGAAACGTTCATGCGCCACTCCCGCCCCGAAAAAGCCTGTGCCGCCCTGGTGCAGCAGCTCCGTGCCACCGAGGCCGTAACCGTACTCTAA
- a CDS encoding alpha/beta hydrolase has product MKLFVLLAAGLLFAGRSAAQTIIRLTQVPSATSASATLYLAGSFNNWQPASPTHAFTRNPDGTYLLTLPASVTGSHAFKVTRGSWETVETDTAGNDVPNREFRAGTGVGTVTLAVLNWKDLSGAPMAGACQSTARQPNVQVISTEFQMPQLGRSRRVWVYLPNDYPMAPAKRYPVLYMHDGQNVFDACTSFSGEWGVDEALSQLQQQGLDAAGCIVVAVDHGGPERLNELSPWKNPEYGGGLGDQYVDFLVQTLKPYIDLHYRTLTGREFTGIAGSSMGGLISTYAALKYPQVYSKVGVFSPAFWFAKDSLFQYLQRHRPQPGTRLYFVSGTTESETMVPLMKAVHDTLARAGASLRYATPADGKHSEWFWKREFPVAYQWLYEQDGTIYDYKDGGPLKYSAHLNPEQNRLEVYLPQGYDRGRVEVLSPQKQIMLAKKVKNRRAVDVRRLPPGSYEVVVSAGKQQGRQYLRKQ; this is encoded by the coding sequence ATGAAGCTCTTCGTTTTACTGGCCGCAGGCCTTTTGTTTGCCGGACGTAGTGCCGCGCAAACCATTATCCGGTTGACTCAGGTACCTTCCGCAACCTCTGCCAGTGCCACTTTGTATCTGGCCGGCTCGTTCAATAACTGGCAGCCGGCCAGCCCTACCCATGCCTTCACCCGCAACCCCGATGGAACCTACCTACTGACCTTACCCGCGTCCGTGACGGGCAGTCATGCCTTCAAAGTAACCCGCGGCTCCTGGGAAACGGTAGAAACCGATACTGCCGGCAATGACGTGCCAAATCGGGAGTTCAGGGCCGGCACGGGGGTAGGGACTGTAACGCTGGCGGTGCTGAATTGGAAAGACCTGTCGGGCGCGCCCATGGCCGGTGCCTGCCAGAGCACGGCCCGGCAGCCCAACGTGCAGGTTATCAGCACGGAGTTTCAAATGCCCCAACTGGGCCGTTCCCGCCGCGTGTGGGTATATCTGCCCAACGACTACCCCATGGCCCCGGCCAAACGCTACCCCGTGCTGTACATGCACGACGGCCAGAACGTGTTTGATGCCTGCACCAGCTTCTCGGGCGAGTGGGGCGTGGATGAAGCCCTGAGCCAGCTGCAGCAGCAGGGCCTGGATGCGGCCGGCTGCATTGTGGTGGCCGTGGACCACGGCGGCCCCGAGCGCCTCAACGAACTCTCGCCCTGGAAAAACCCCGAGTACGGCGGCGGGCTGGGCGACCAGTACGTGGATTTTCTGGTGCAGACCCTCAAGCCCTACATCGACCTGCACTACCGTACCCTCACTGGCCGGGAGTTTACGGGCATTGCGGGCAGCAGCATGGGTGGCCTGATTTCGACCTACGCGGCCCTGAAGTATCCGCAGGTGTACAGTAAGGTAGGCGTTTTCTCGCCGGCCTTTTGGTTTGCCAAGGACTCGTTGTTTCAGTACCTGCAGCGGCACCGCCCACAGCCCGGCACCCGGTTATACTTCGTGAGCGGTACCACGGAAAGCGAAACCATGGTACCCCTGATGAAGGCCGTGCACGACACGCTGGCGCGGGCCGGAGCAAGCCTGCGGTATGCTACCCCCGCTGACGGCAAGCACTCCGAGTGGTTCTGGAAGCGGGAGTTTCCGGTGGCTTACCAGTGGCTGTACGAGCAGGACGGGACAATTTATGATTACAAAGACGGCGGCCCTCTCAAGTACAGCGCCCACCTGAACCCCGAGCAGAACCGACTGGAGGTCTATCTGCCTCAGGGCTACGACAGGGGTAGGGTAGAGGTGCTGAGCCCGCAGAAGCAGATAATGCTGGCGAAAAAGGTGAAAAACCGCCGTGCCGTGGATGTGCGCCGCCTACCCCCCGGCAGCTACGAAGTGGTGGTTAGTGCCGGAAAGCAACAGGGCCGGCAGTACCTGCGGAAGCAGTAG